Proteins encoded by one window of Hyphomicrobium nitrativorans NL23:
- a CDS encoding TIGR03862 family flavoprotein, translating into MQKINHRAAVVGGGPAGLMAAETLAAAGAPVTLYERMPRVARKLLLAGRGGLNLTHSEPLERFLSRYREAEPRLRAAIEAFPPDALRAWCDGLGQETFVGSSGRVFPRVMKTSPLLRAWLARLSGHGVDVRLGHRWTGWDDTGRLVFGTADGEVRGESACTILALGGASWPKLGSDGSWVAPLAGAGVAITPLAPANSGVCIAWSDVFKVRFAGSPLKRIALRCGDETARGEALITVAGLEGGAVYALCPRIRAEIASSGAASITLDLRPDQSQADIAARLAKPRGKQSLATFLRKALRFDPAAIGLLQETAHRAGTPLSGLAPDGVAHLVKSVPIRAHALAPIDRAISTAGGVSFDEIDETFMLRRRPGTFVAGEMIDWEAPTGGYLLQASFATGRAAAKGALEFLKTR; encoded by the coding sequence GTGCAAAAAATCAATCATCGCGCAGCCGTCGTCGGGGGCGGCCCTGCAGGGTTGATGGCGGCCGAAACGCTGGCCGCGGCCGGTGCGCCCGTGACGCTTTATGAGCGAATGCCGCGTGTGGCCCGCAAGCTTCTGCTCGCTGGACGCGGGGGTTTGAACCTCACCCACAGCGAGCCGCTGGAACGCTTCCTCAGCCGCTACCGCGAGGCCGAGCCACGGTTGCGCGCGGCGATAGAGGCCTTCCCGCCGGACGCGCTCCGCGCATGGTGCGACGGGCTTGGACAGGAGACGTTCGTCGGGTCGAGCGGGCGCGTCTTTCCGCGCGTCATGAAAACCTCGCCGCTCTTGCGTGCGTGGCTCGCGCGTCTGTCGGGCCACGGTGTGGACGTCCGGCTCGGCCATCGCTGGACGGGCTGGGACGATACGGGCCGTCTCGTATTCGGGACGGCGGACGGCGAGGTGAGGGGTGAAAGCGCCTGCACGATCCTCGCGCTCGGCGGCGCAAGCTGGCCGAAGCTCGGGTCGGACGGAAGCTGGGTTGCGCCGCTCGCTGGCGCAGGCGTCGCGATTACGCCGCTCGCCCCGGCGAATAGCGGTGTTTGTATCGCGTGGAGCGACGTGTTCAAGGTGCGCTTTGCCGGAAGCCCGCTGAAGCGTATCGCGCTCCGCTGCGGCGATGAGACGGCGCGCGGCGAAGCGTTGATCACGGTGGCCGGGCTCGAAGGCGGCGCCGTCTACGCGCTCTGTCCACGGATCCGCGCCGAGATTGCGTCGAGCGGTGCAGCATCGATCACGCTCGACTTGCGCCCAGACCAGAGCCAGGCCGACATTGCCGCCCGCCTCGCCAAGCCGCGCGGCAAGCAATCTCTGGCAACGTTTCTCCGCAAAGCTCTGCGCTTCGATCCGGCAGCCATAGGCCTCTTGCAGGAGACGGCGCACCGCGCGGGCACGCCGTTGTCCGGCCTCGCACCGGATGGCGTCGCGCATCTCGTTAAATCCGTCCCGATCCGCGCCCATGCGCTCGCGCCGATTGATCGCGCCATTTCGACGGCGGGCGGCGTGTCGTTCGACGAGATCGACGAGACCTTCATGTTGCGGCGCCGCCCCGGCACGTTCGTGGCTGGCGAAATGATCGACTGGGAAGCACCCACCGGCGGCTATCTCTTGCAGGCCTCGTTCGCGACCGGCCGCGCCGCCGCGAAAGGCGCGTTAGAGTTTCTGAAAACGCGTTAG
- a CDS encoding thiol-disulfide oxidoreductase DCC family protein — protein sequence MRGSFERYSYRADPSVPSFDDAAPLIVFDGHCVLCARGVQWMLKRDPNGTSRFAAVQEPIPQALYRHYGLDAERFDTFMVLVDGVPHLRWAGALAAARTMPAPWRWLGQIGRIVPSVIGDALYNLVQRNRIRWFGRHDVCFRPDAHQSNRVLRA from the coding sequence GTGCGCGGAAGTTTCGAGCGCTACAGCTATCGCGCCGATCCGTCCGTCCCATCGTTCGACGATGCGGCACCCCTCATCGTCTTCGACGGGCACTGCGTTCTGTGCGCGCGCGGCGTCCAGTGGATGCTGAAGCGGGATCCCAACGGCACGAGCCGCTTCGCCGCCGTTCAAGAGCCGATCCCGCAGGCGCTTTACCGCCACTACGGCCTCGACGCCGAGCGTTTCGACACCTTCATGGTGCTCGTCGACGGCGTGCCCCATCTGCGCTGGGCCGGTGCGCTGGCGGCTGCGCGCACCATGCCCGCGCCGTGGCGCTGGCTTGGGCAAATCGGCCGCATCGTACCCAGCGTCATCGGAGATGCGCTCTACAACCTCGTGCAACGCAATCGCATCCGCTGGTTCGGACGCCACGACGTGTGCTTCCGCCCGGATGCGCACCAGTCGAACCGCGTGCTGCGCGCCTGA
- a CDS encoding ABC-F family ATP-binding cassette domain-containing protein, with the protein MIHLDNISKHNGHQILFVEASAALLRGEKVGLVGPNGAGKTTLFRLITGQDQADEGQVSVDRNTTIGYFSQDVGEMEGKSAVAEVMDGAGPVSEIAAELAGLEAALADPGRADEMEALIERYGEVQSRFEELGGYALEGRAREVLDGLSFTQEMMDGDVGNLSGGWKMRVALARILLMRPDVMLLDEPSNHLDIESLIWLEEFLKGYEGALMMTSHDREFMNRIVTKIVEIDGGVLTTYSGDYEFYEGQRAQKEKQQQAQFDRQQAMLAKELRFIERFKARASHAAQVQSRVKTLEKIERVEPPKRRQSVLFEFPSAPRSGEDVATLKGVHKSYGSRSIYDGFDFQVRRRERWCVMGINGAGKSTLLKLIAGASEPDRGTVSIGPSVKMGYFAQHAMDLLDGDLTVFESLEHAFPQAGQGSLRTLAGCFGFSGDDVEKKCRVLSGGEKARLVMAQMLFDPPNFLVLDEPTNHLDLMTKEMLIKALAEYEGAMLFVSHDRHFLAALSNRVLELTPEGVHQYGGGYTEYVERTGQEAPGLRS; encoded by the coding sequence ATGATACATCTCGACAACATCTCCAAGCACAATGGCCACCAGATCCTCTTCGTCGAGGCGTCGGCCGCGTTGCTCCGTGGCGAGAAGGTGGGCCTCGTCGGGCCCAACGGCGCGGGCAAGACGACGCTGTTCCGCCTCATCACCGGGCAGGACCAGGCGGACGAGGGCCAGGTCTCCGTCGACCGCAACACCACCATCGGCTACTTCAGCCAGGATGTGGGCGAGATGGAAGGCAAAAGCGCCGTCGCCGAAGTGATGGATGGCGCGGGCCCCGTCAGCGAAATCGCGGCCGAACTGGCCGGGTTGGAAGCAGCCCTCGCCGACCCCGGCCGCGCCGACGAGATGGAGGCGCTCATCGAGCGCTACGGCGAAGTGCAGAGCCGCTTCGAGGAACTCGGCGGCTACGCGCTCGAAGGCCGCGCGCGCGAGGTGCTCGACGGGCTCTCCTTCACGCAGGAGATGATGGACGGCGACGTCGGCAATCTCTCGGGCGGCTGGAAGATGCGCGTCGCGCTCGCCCGCATTCTTCTCATGCGCCCCGACGTGATGCTGCTCGACGAGCCGAGCAACCACCTGGACATCGAAAGTCTCATCTGGCTTGAGGAATTCCTGAAGGGCTACGAGGGCGCGCTGATGATGACCTCGCACGACCGCGAGTTCATGAACCGCATCGTTACCAAGATCGTCGAGATCGACGGCGGCGTGCTCACGACATATTCCGGGGATTACGAATTCTACGAAGGCCAGCGCGCCCAGAAGGAAAAGCAGCAGCAGGCCCAGTTCGACCGTCAGCAGGCGATGCTGGCGAAGGAGCTGCGCTTCATCGAGCGCTTCAAGGCGCGGGCCTCTCACGCAGCGCAGGTGCAGAGCCGCGTCAAGACGCTGGAGAAGATCGAGCGTGTCGAGCCACCGAAGCGCCGCCAATCGGTTCTGTTCGAATTTCCGTCCGCCCCTCGCTCTGGCGAGGACGTGGCGACGCTCAAAGGTGTGCACAAGAGTTACGGCAGCCGCAGCATCTACGACGGCTTCGACTTCCAGGTGCGCCGCCGCGAGCGCTGGTGCGTGATGGGCATCAACGGCGCGGGCAAGTCCACGTTGCTGAAACTGATCGCGGGCGCCTCCGAGCCGGATCGAGGAACGGTGTCCATCGGTCCCAGCGTGAAGATGGGCTATTTCGCCCAGCACGCCATGGATCTTCTCGACGGCGATCTCACGGTCTTCGAATCTCTGGAGCACGCATTTCCGCAGGCAGGCCAGGGCTCGCTCCGCACGCTCGCCGGTTGCTTCGGGTTCTCCGGCGACGATGTCGAAAAGAAATGCCGCGTGCTCTCCGGCGGCGAGAAGGCGCGCCTCGTGATGGCGCAAATGCTGTTCGATCCGCCGAACTTCCTTGTACTGGACGAGCCGACGAACCATCTCGATCTTATGACCAAGGAAATGCTGATCAAGGCGCTTGCCGAATACGAGGGGGCGATGCTGTTCGTCTCGCACGACCGGCATTTCCTGGCAGCCCTTTCGAACCGCGTCCTGGAACTGACGCCGGAGGGCGTGCACCAGTACGGCGGTGGCTATACGGAATACGTGGAACGCACCGGCCAGGAAGCCCCCGGCCTCAGGAGCTGA
- a CDS encoding c-type cytochrome yields MRIERLLVMVLAWMLAAPAAASERTLTLTFGDSVRRFTAGALLARPDAASLTVPNDLSYRREMTYRAVPLLELIGAATLEGVATLEPRASDGFVAQIPAEDVRRAAGGGSIAWVAVEDPAAPWPPLPGKDRSGGSFYLVWQHPERSNIGSEQWPYALVAIAGVADPARRWPQLAVDPALPATAAERLGQASFIRNCLPCHRLNGAGEGDVGPDLGRPMKVMEYMTPAGLRALVRDPKSVRTWPGQQMPGFGAEQIPAAELDALVAFLAHKAHH; encoded by the coding sequence TTGCGGATCGAACGGTTGCTCGTCATGGTGTTGGCGTGGATGCTGGCGGCACCCGCCGCAGCCTCCGAACGCACGCTGACGCTGACCTTCGGCGACAGCGTGCGCCGCTTCACGGCCGGCGCCCTGCTCGCACGGCCCGACGCGGCGTCGCTCACCGTCCCGAACGATCTCTCCTATCGCCGCGAGATGACCTACCGCGCCGTACCGCTGCTGGAGCTGATTGGCGCAGCAACGCTCGAAGGCGTGGCGACGCTCGAACCCCGCGCGAGCGATGGCTTCGTCGCCCAGATCCCGGCCGAAGACGTGAGGCGTGCGGCCGGAGGCGGGTCCATCGCGTGGGTTGCGGTCGAAGATCCCGCCGCACCATGGCCGCCCCTGCCGGGCAAGGACAGGAGTGGCGGGTCGTTCTACCTCGTGTGGCAACACCCCGAGCGCTCGAACATCGGGAGCGAGCAATGGCCCTACGCGCTCGTCGCCATCGCCGGCGTTGCGGATCCCGCACGGCGCTGGCCGCAACTGGCGGTCGATCCCGCGCTGCCCGCTACGGCCGCAGAGCGCCTGGGGCAAGCCAGCTTCATCCGCAATTGCCTGCCCTGCCATCGCCTCAACGGAGCGGGCGAGGGCGACGTGGGCCCAGATCTCGGCCGGCCGATGAAGGTGATGGAGTATATGACGCCCGCAGGACTGAGGGCGCTCGTCCGCGATCCGAAATCGGTGCGCACGTGGCCCGGGCAGCAGATGCCGGGCTTTGGCGCCGAACAGATACCCGCTGCCGAGCTCGATGCGCTCGTGGCCTTCTTGGCGCACAAGGCGCACCATTGA
- a CDS encoding EF-hand domain-containing protein, whose protein sequence is MKTLLASLAIAALTSAQALAGAGAPVPEKPEGGDPSGRPGAILDAAQCDEAWNNATNDADHLTAEQAAPVVANFDMVDANSDGRVTKDEFDEGCKKGMVQQHASKPGESEGGQTPEAPENK, encoded by the coding sequence ATGAAAACGCTGCTCGCTTCCCTTGCAATCGCAGCCCTCACGTCCGCGCAAGCGCTCGCCGGTGCCGGTGCGCCGGTTCCAGAAAAGCCCGAGGGCGGCGATCCGTCCGGACGGCCTGGTGCGATCCTCGATGCGGCGCAATGCGACGAAGCCTGGAACAACGCAACGAACGACGCCGACCATCTGACGGCCGAACAGGCCGCGCCCGTCGTCGCGAACTTCGACATGGTCGACGCGAACAGCGACGGCCGCGTCACGAAAGACGAGTTCGACGAAGGCTGCAAGAAGGGCATGGTCCAGCAGCATGCCAGCAAGCCCGGCGAGAGCGAAGGCGGGCAGACGCCCGAAGCTCCCGAGAACAAGTAA
- the thrS gene encoding threonine--tRNA ligase, with the protein MSEASEITITFPDGKSRQVAAGTSGLEIAKSISPSLAKRTVAMTLNGVLSDLADPIKQDAEIKFVARTDPEALELIRHDAAHVMAEAVQALWPGTQVTIGPVIDNGFFYDFAKAEPFEPDDIPKIEKKMGEIIAKNAPFTKEFWSRDDAKRFFRDKGELFKIELVDAIPEGEDLKIYKQGEWLDLCRGPHMTSTGAIGKAFKLMKFAGAYWRGDSTKPQLQRIYGTAWATEDELKAYLHQIEEAEKRDHRRLGREMDLFHFQEEAPGSVFWHPKGWTLFQTLIGYMRRAQQRAGYTEVNSPDMMEKHFWELSGHWENYGENMFTTTLPDERVFCCKPMNCPGHVQIFKHGLKSYRDLPLKIAEFGKVHRYEPSGALHGLLRVRHFTQDDAHIFCTEDQIKDECLKINDLMLAIYKDFGFEDIFIKLSTRPEKRVGSDELWDKAEAALSDVLEEVKRASNGRVKTALQPGEGAFYGPKLEYVLRDAIGREWQCGTTQVDFNLAGRLGAFYIDENSEKKTPVMIHRAMFGSLERFTGILIENFAGHFPLWLAPLQAVVAPIVSDANEYALDVVAELRAAGLRVDSDLRNEKINYKVREHSLAKVPVIVVVGKREAEERKVSIRRLGSQAQTVMTLDEALASLKDEATAPDLRSNGVAGEASVGT; encoded by the coding sequence ATGTCGGAAGCATCCGAAATTACGATCACGTTCCCAGACGGCAAGAGCCGCCAGGTCGCCGCAGGAACGTCAGGTCTTGAGATCGCAAAGTCGATTTCGCCTTCCCTCGCCAAGCGCACGGTTGCGATGACCCTCAACGGGGTGCTCTCCGACCTCGCCGACCCCATCAAGCAAGACGCCGAGATCAAGTTCGTCGCGCGCACCGACCCGGAAGCGCTGGAGCTGATCCGCCACGACGCGGCCCACGTCATGGCCGAGGCCGTGCAGGCCCTATGGCCCGGCACGCAGGTCACCATCGGCCCCGTCATCGACAACGGCTTCTTCTACGACTTCGCCAAGGCCGAGCCGTTCGAACCCGACGACATCCCGAAGATCGAAAAGAAGATGGGCGAGATCATCGCCAAGAACGCGCCGTTCACGAAGGAATTCTGGTCGCGCGACGACGCCAAGCGCTTCTTCCGCGACAAGGGCGAGCTGTTCAAGATCGAACTTGTGGACGCGATTCCCGAGGGCGAGGACCTCAAGATCTACAAACAGGGCGAATGGCTCGACCTCTGCCGTGGACCGCACATGACGTCCACGGGCGCAATCGGCAAAGCCTTCAAGCTGATGAAGTTTGCGGGCGCCTATTGGCGCGGAGACAGCACGAAGCCGCAGCTTCAGCGCATTTACGGCACCGCCTGGGCCACCGAGGATGAGCTCAAGGCCTACCTCCACCAGATCGAGGAAGCCGAGAAGCGCGACCACCGCCGCCTCGGCCGCGAGATGGACCTGTTCCACTTCCAGGAGGAAGCGCCGGGCTCCGTCTTCTGGCACCCGAAGGGCTGGACGCTGTTCCAGACGCTGATCGGCTACATGCGTCGCGCCCAACAGCGTGCGGGCTACACGGAAGTGAACTCTCCCGACATGATGGAGAAGCACTTCTGGGAGCTCAGCGGCCACTGGGAAAACTACGGCGAGAACATGTTTACGACCACGCTCCCCGACGAGCGCGTGTTCTGCTGCAAGCCGATGAACTGCCCCGGCCACGTGCAGATCTTCAAGCACGGCCTCAAGAGCTATCGCGACCTGCCGCTCAAGATCGCCGAGTTCGGTAAAGTTCACCGCTACGAGCCGTCGGGCGCGCTGCACGGGCTTTTGCGCGTGCGCCACTTCACGCAGGACGACGCGCACATCTTCTGCACCGAGGATCAGATCAAGGACGAGTGCCTCAAGATCAACGACCTCATGCTCGCGATCTATAAGGACTTCGGCTTCGAGGACATCTTCATCAAGCTCTCGACGCGGCCTGAAAAGCGCGTCGGCTCCGACGAGTTGTGGGACAAGGCGGAAGCCGCACTTTCCGACGTGCTGGAGGAAGTGAAACGCGCCTCGAACGGTCGCGTGAAAACGGCGCTGCAGCCGGGCGAGGGCGCGTTCTACGGACCGAAGCTCGAATACGTGCTGCGCGACGCCATCGGCCGCGAATGGCAGTGCGGCACCACGCAGGTGGACTTCAACCTCGCGGGCCGCCTCGGCGCGTTCTACATCGACGAGAACTCGGAGAAGAAAACGCCGGTGATGATTCACCGCGCGATGTTCGGCTCGCTCGAACGCTTCACGGGCATCCTGATCGAGAACTTTGCGGGCCACTTCCCGCTGTGGCTTGCGCCCTTGCAGGCCGTCGTCGCGCCCATCGTGTCGGATGCGAACGAGTACGCGCTCGACGTGGTGGCTGAGTTGCGCGCGGCAGGCCTGCGCGTGGACAGCGATCTCCGCAACGAAAAGATCAACTACAAGGTCCGCGAGCACAGCCTCGCGAAGGTCCCGGTGATCGTCGTCGTCGGCAAGCGCGAAGCCGAAGAACGCAAAGTCTCCATCCGCCGCCTCGGCTCCCAAGCCCAGACGGTGATGACGCTGGATGAGGCGCTGGCGTCCTTAAAGGACGAAGCGACCGCGCCTGATTTGCGCAGCAACGGAGTGGCGGGCGAAGCCAGCGTAGGCACGTGA
- a CDS encoding tetratricopeptide repeat protein — MKRKIRAVLMADIAAARSSGSADDPGAPVRLDSYRAVVRDVVAHGGGEMLTASDEGALIAAFQSAVAVMRAAVDMQETLRARNKALSLTERMDVRIGIAIAEVPAGEGEVPPETHAAVRALADLAAPGGLCVSQSLREAVAGKLHLAFQPVTPDGAALDGLAPATYRVAVGSAEPARRKRALPQWSVAPKHAASVAAALLIGALAWLVLPRSEPAPEPSADGPAEAGLPLPGPSSADVTAASTPPADARPSGTLVFKPAHAPNPSAVLSARKMLPNAWRDCEGGEPSKAIEGCQLLIDSGLAQDAELAEFHLRQGKALRDRGDFDRALSSITTALSIAPTPAAYALRGTVLYKKQNFDAAIADYSEAIRRDARNGEALNNRAWTYYRMGRARDALPDADAAVRLLAKQAYAWDTRAHIHAALGDREAAIRDFRAALAIDPAYADSKAGLAKLGAH, encoded by the coding sequence TTGAAGCGCAAGATCAGAGCCGTCCTGATGGCCGACATCGCCGCCGCGCGTTCGTCCGGTAGCGCGGACGACCCCGGCGCTCCGGTGCGCCTCGACTCCTACCGCGCCGTCGTTCGCGATGTCGTCGCCCACGGCGGCGGCGAGATGCTGACGGCGAGCGATGAAGGCGCGCTGATCGCAGCCTTCCAAAGCGCAGTCGCGGTGATGCGCGCTGCCGTCGACATGCAGGAGACCCTGCGGGCGCGCAACAAGGCGCTGTCTCTCACCGAGCGAATGGACGTACGGATCGGCATCGCCATTGCCGAGGTCCCGGCAGGCGAGGGCGAGGTGCCGCCGGAAACGCACGCTGCCGTCCGCGCCCTCGCCGACCTCGCAGCCCCCGGCGGCCTCTGCGTGTCCCAATCGTTGCGCGAGGCCGTGGCGGGCAAGCTGCATCTCGCGTTTCAGCCGGTCACGCCCGATGGCGCCGCGCTCGACGGCTTGGCGCCCGCGACCTATCGCGTCGCTGTCGGGAGTGCTGAGCCAGCCCGTCGGAAACGGGCGCTTCCGCAATGGAGTGTCGCGCCGAAACATGCCGCGTCCGTTGCGGCAGCGCTCCTGATCGGCGCGTTGGCGTGGCTCGTCCTCCCGCGTTCGGAGCCTGCACCTGAGCCGTCTGCCGATGGGCCTGCTGAAGCGGGCCTGCCTCTCCCCGGGCCGTCGAGCGCCGATGTCACCGCTGCATCCACGCCGCCCGCAGACGCACGTCCGAGCGGGACGCTCGTCTTCAAGCCCGCGCACGCACCCAACCCCTCGGCCGTGTTATCGGCCAGGAAGATGCTGCCGAATGCCTGGCGTGATTGCGAAGGCGGCGAACCGTCGAAGGCCATCGAAGGCTGCCAGCTTCTCATCGACAGCGGACTGGCGCAGGACGCCGAGCTTGCGGAGTTCCACCTGCGCCAAGGCAAGGCGCTGCGCGATCGCGGCGACTTCGACCGCGCGCTGTCGAGCATCACGACCGCGCTTTCGATTGCGCCGACGCCGGCCGCTTACGCGCTTCGCGGCACCGTGCTTTACAAGAAGCAGAACTTCGACGCCGCGATTGCGGACTACTCCGAGGCCATCCGGCGCGACGCGCGCAACGGCGAGGCTCTCAACAATCGCGCCTGGACCTACTATCGCATGGGGCGCGCACGCGACGCGCTGCCCGATGCGGATGCCGCCGTGCGGCTCCTCGCGAAGCAGGCCTACGCATGGGACACGCGCGCTCACATCCATGCAGCCCTCGGCGACCGCGAGGCCGCGATCCGCGATTTTCGCGCGGCGCTCGCCATCGATCCGGCCTATGCGGACAGCAAAGCGGGTCTGGCCAAGCTCGGAGCCCACTGA
- the yidD gene encoding membrane protein insertion efficiency factor YidD, producing the protein MSWTKRLLQAPIHAYRWTLKPLMGLECRHLPTCSEYAIGSIEKNGAWRGLWLTASRLSRCHPWGSSGYDPVPDIQGEQHTFAPWRYGRWSRKRSVPPSEIS; encoded by the coding sequence ATGAGTTGGACCAAGCGGCTGCTCCAAGCCCCTATTCACGCGTATCGCTGGACACTAAAGCCGCTGATGGGGCTTGAATGCCGGCATCTGCCCACCTGTTCGGAATACGCCATCGGCTCCATCGAGAAGAACGGCGCATGGCGCGGCCTGTGGCTCACGGCATCCCGCCTTTCTCGGTGTCATCCTTGGGGCAGCTCCGGCTACGATCCCGTCCCCGACATTCAGGGTGAGCAGCACACGTTTGCCCCCTGGCGCTACGGCCGCTGGAGCCGCAAGCGGAGTGTCCCGCCCTCCGAGATCTCTTAG
- the hisI gene encoding phosphoribosyl-AMP cyclohydrolase gives MIDTSPSPPARNAAKAEVEQGARFLPKLDSDGLIGAVVTDYDTGTVLMFAWMNETALKLTFETGIVHFWSRSRARLWKKGEESGNTLHLREARVDCDQDMLWIRADVAGAGVACHTGAHSCFYRTISTDADGTLVLTRDEI, from the coding sequence ATGATCGACACATCCCCTTCACCCCCTGCGCGCAACGCCGCAAAGGCCGAAGTCGAGCAGGGCGCGCGCTTTCTGCCGAAGCTCGACAGCGATGGCCTGATCGGCGCAGTCGTCACCGATTACGACACAGGTACGGTGCTGATGTTCGCTTGGATGAACGAGACGGCGCTGAAACTGACGTTCGAGACCGGAATCGTGCATTTCTGGAGCCGCTCGCGGGCACGGCTTTGGAAGAAGGGCGAAGAGAGCGGCAATACTCTGCACCTGCGCGAGGCCCGCGTCGATTGCGATCAGGACATGCTTTGGATTCGCGCCGATGTCGCGGGCGCGGGCGTGGCGTGCCACACGGGCGCGCATTCCTGCTTCTATCGGACGATTTCGACGGATGCCGACGGCACGCTCGTTCTTACGCGCGACGAGATTTAA
- a CDS encoding patatin-like phospholipase family protein — translation MPATNGAGNVKIGLALGGGAARGWAHIGVLRALKKAGIQPDIIAGTSIGAVVGACDVAGHLDELEAFARELTRRRVLGYLDFNLSGTGLITGHRLGERLYKHLGDMRIEDLPRSFTAVATEIGTGHEVWLSRGSVVDAVRASYALPGVFRPVKVDGRWLFDGALVNPIPVSVCRAHGARYVIAVNLNIDISNRGTISNINPMPQSDGEMEAVPPVTGNNGIAVRRLLQRQILGRGDDTPGITTVMVDAFNIVQDRIARSRLAGDPPDAMISPRLHGIGLFDFYKAEELIARGEAAAQRTIEDLARELETRRALESGAAMPAH, via the coding sequence ATGCCTGCCACCAACGGTGCCGGCAACGTCAAGATCGGTCTTGCGCTCGGCGGAGGAGCGGCCCGAGGCTGGGCGCATATTGGCGTCCTGCGCGCGCTGAAGAAGGCCGGAATTCAACCTGACATCATCGCAGGCACATCCATCGGCGCCGTCGTCGGCGCCTGCGATGTCGCCGGACATCTCGACGAACTCGAAGCCTTTGCGCGGGAGCTCACCCGGCGCCGTGTGCTCGGCTATCTCGATTTCAACCTTTCCGGCACGGGCCTCATCACAGGCCATCGCCTTGGAGAGCGCCTTTACAAGCACCTCGGCGATATGCGCATCGAGGACCTGCCGCGCAGCTTCACCGCGGTTGCGACCGAGATCGGCACCGGGCACGAAGTGTGGCTGTCGCGCGGGAGCGTGGTCGATGCGGTGCGGGCTTCCTATGCGCTACCCGGCGTGTTCCGCCCCGTGAAGGTGGACGGCCGCTGGCTGTTCGACGGTGCGCTCGTCAACCCGATCCCGGTCTCCGTCTGCCGCGCTCATGGCGCGCGGTATGTGATCGCCGTCAATCTCAACATCGACATCTCGAACCGCGGCACCATTTCGAACATCAACCCCATGCCGCAGTCGGACGGCGAAATGGAAGCCGTTCCGCCGGTCACCGGCAATAACGGCATCGCGGTTCGGCGCCTGCTTCAGCGGCAGATTCTGGGACGCGGCGACGACACGCCGGGCATCACGACGGTGATGGTGGATGCGTTCAACATCGTGCAGGACCGCATTGCGCGCTCGCGGCTGGCGGGCGATCCGCCGGACGCCATGATCAGCCCGCGGCTTCACGGAATCGGTCTGTTCGATTTCTATAAGGCGGAGGAACTGATCGCGCGCGGCGAAGCGGCGGCCCAGCGCACGATCGAGGATCTCGCACGCGAACTCGAAACGCGCCGCGCGCTCGAAAGCGGAGCGGCGATGCCTGCGCATTGA
- a CDS encoding CBS domain-containing protein: protein MNVASILKAKGRAVTTARPNATLLDVAKKLGPKKIGAVVVVGDNGHVTGIISERDIIRAVSEHGAAALSMVVSDVMTRNVIACGETSELDELMEMMTKGRFRHLPVIEDDALVGIISIGDVVHHHVAEVEMEVSAMRNYLATG from the coding sequence ATGAACGTTGCATCGATACTGAAGGCGAAAGGACGCGCGGTCACGACAGCAAGGCCGAACGCCACATTGCTGGATGTCGCCAAGAAGCTCGGCCCGAAGAAGATCGGCGCCGTGGTTGTGGTGGGCGACAACGGCCACGTTACCGGTATCATTTCCGAGCGCGACATCATTCGTGCGGTGTCGGAGCACGGTGCGGCGGCGCTGAGTATGGTGGTGTCCGACGTTATGACGCGCAACGTCATCGCATGCGGCGAAACGAGCGAGCTCGACGAGCTGATGGAGATGATGACGAAAGGCCGGTTCCGTCATTTGCCGGTGATCGAGGACGACGCGCTCGTCGGCATCATTTCGATCGGCGACGTGGTGCACCACCACGTGGCCGAGGTCGAGATGGAAGTCTCCGCCATGCGCAATTATCTCGCGACCGGCTGA